A window from Candidatus Bathyarchaeota archaeon encodes these proteins:
- a CDS encoding TRAM domain-containing protein — protein sequence MDIGDEFEVDIFDVAPNGEGVAKIKNFPVFIKGAKLNSHVRVRITNLIGGAADAEIAT from the coding sequence ATGGATATTGGGGACGAATTTGAAGTTGACATTTTTGATGTTGCCCCCAACGGGGAGGGTGTCGCCAAAATCAAAAACTTTCCCGTCTTCATAAAGGGCGCAAAACTCAACAGCCATGTACGAGTAAGAATCACCAATCTAATTGGCGGCGCCGCAGACGCCGAAATAGCCACCTGA
- a CDS encoding PQQ-binding-like beta-propeller repeat protein, with amino-acid sequence MAKTRLKTWGAIGILLMVVIAFVPLSSADWPMFHSNPAKDGIGTGAPIYSLTLLWNFSTGDTVNTSPTVVNGTVYVTAGGYIYALNAATGVQQWRYRPVDNSMDSSPAVDNGIVYVMGGPRKVYAVNASNGEFLWGSQIYEDFASPPTVANGIVYIGTRNTYHLPDFLAFNATTGVQIWNFTTGQGGAEYSSPAVVNGIVYFGAEDGCVYALNATNGFQIWKYTAYSSAIITSSPAVIDNTVYIAISGHELNTYTLFALNASTGERFWSYTSSGGQNYFTTSPAVANGVIYIGSRDGDVYAFNALTGAQIWKVTAGTWLFSSPAVVDTVLYLGSGDGNVYALNCSDGSLISNYTVNNIPGRWVYSSPAVVNGVVYIGSGDHNVYALNGSLEPLPPKATPTPTIQPTSSSTKTSTPAPTPKPTTTPSSKPPTPTQTPDITIIQAIKNNGENVTLNIEGNITYAQILGTTITNNESTLTTTVGFTLTGQTGTAGFGNITLPRSAIPYGTTPTIYIDNQKTQTQGFTQDADNYYVWFTTHFSTHNVSIVFAAASAEVQPQTFLQPVIIAVMAVIVLIALGALGIQLRKAKS; translated from the coding sequence ATGGCGAAAACAAGGTTGAAAACTTGGGGCGCAATCGGCATACTTCTTATGGTAGTTATAGCGTTTGTGCCGCTCTCCAGCGCGGACTGGCCCATGTTTCATTCTAATCCAGCCAAAGATGGCATTGGCACAGGTGCGCCAATATACAGTTTAACGTTACTCTGGAACTTCTCCACAGGAGACACTGTAAACACATCGCCTACGGTAGTCAATGGCACAGTGTATGTGACTGCAGGCGGCTATATCTATGCTTTAAACGCTGCCACGGGGGTTCAGCAATGGAGATATCGCCCCGTAGACAACTCAATGGATTCTTCTCCCGCAGTCGATAATGGCATAGTCTATGTAATGGGTGGACCACGAAAGGTCTATGCAGTTAATGCATCAAACGGAGAGTTTCTGTGGGGCTCACAAATTTATGAAGATTTTGCTTCACCGCCAACTGTGGCAAACGGGATTGTTTACATAGGCACACGTAATACCTATCACCTACCAGATTTTTTGGCGTTCAACGCCACCACAGGAGTTCAAATTTGGAATTTCACTACCGGGCAAGGCGGCGCCGAATATAGTTCTCCCGCAGTAGTTAACGGCATAGTCTACTTTGGAGCAGAAGATGGCTGCGTTTACGCATTAAATGCTACTAACGGTTTTCAAATCTGGAAGTACACCGCCTATTCAAGCGCCATTATCACTTCGTCGCCTGCAGTTATCGACAACACGGTTTACATAGCCATTAGCGGTCATGAACTTAACACCTATACTTTGTTTGCGTTGAACGCTAGCACGGGAGAAAGATTTTGGAGTTATACCTCTAGTGGGGGTCAGAATTATTTTACAACTTCTCCCGCTGTTGCGAATGGTGTTATATACATCGGTTCAAGAGACGGCGATGTGTATGCTTTTAACGCTTTAACTGGCGCACAAATCTGGAAAGTAACGGCAGGCACTTGGCTTTTTTCGTCACCAGCAGTCGTTGATACTGTGCTTTACTTAGGTTCAGGTGACGGAAATGTTTACGCATTAAACTGCAGTGACGGCAGTTTAATCTCAAATTATACGGTTAATAACATTCCCGGCAGGTGGGTTTATTCATCTCCCGCAGTTGTCAACGGCGTTGTATACATAGGCTCAGGCGACCATAACGTCTATGCCTTAAATGGATCACTCGAACCTTTACCTCCGAAGGCGACGCCCACCCCGACAATCCAACCCACATCGTCCTCCACAAAAACCTCAACGCCAGCACCAACGCCAAAACCTACTACAACCCCTTCATCTAAACCACCAACCCCAACCCAAACGCCCGATATAACAATAATACAAGCAATAAAAAACAACGGAGAAAACGTGACCCTAAACATCGAGGGCAATATTACCTATGCACAAATCTTAGGCACCACCATAACTAACAATGAGTCAACACTCACCACAACCGTTGGGTTCACATTAACTGGACAAACAGGAACAGCAGGCTTCGGTAACATAACCCTTCCAAGAAGCGCCATACCCTACGGAACCACGCCCACCATCTACATTGATAACCAAAAAACCCAAACCCAAGGCTTCACCCAAGACGCAGACAACTATTACGTTTGGTTTACAACCCACTTCAGCACCCATAACGTCTCAATCGTGTTCGCCGCAGCATCAGCCGAGGTACAGCCTCAAACGTTCCTTCAACCAGTAATTATTGCAGTAATGGCAGTGATAGTTCTCATAGCATTAGGTGCATTAGGGATTCAGTTAAGAAAAGCAAAAAGTTAA
- a CDS encoding non-heme iron oxygenase ferredoxin subunit yields MVFEQAAQTQDIPAGQMKAVKIGTQEVLIANINGAFYAVSNVCTHQGGNLSKGKLEGNVITCPRHKAQFDLTNGKVVSPPKIMFMHPTISDLPTFTAKVEGNKILIELK; encoded by the coding sequence ATGGTTTTTGAACAAGCAGCCCAAACCCAAGACATCCCAGCGGGACAAATGAAAGCAGTCAAAATTGGAACCCAAGAGGTTTTAATCGCAAACATAAACGGCGCCTTCTATGCGGTCAGCAACGTGTGCACCCATCAAGGCGGCAACCTCTCTAAAGGCAAACTAGAAGGCAACGTCATAACCTGCCCTAGACACAAAGCCCAATTTGACTTAACCAATGGCAAAGTCGTTTCGCCGCCAAAAATCATGTTTATGCACCCAACAATCAGCGACCTGCCTACGTTCACTGCAAAAGTCGAAGGCAACAAAATCCTAATAGAACTCAAATAG
- a CDS encoding 8-oxoguanine DNA glycosylase, translating to MRLDVAFDLDFSLCCGQVFRWKKMGNWWYGVVGDNIIKIRQCDNQLEFEGASEEFVRHYFGLNDDLTQISQSINKDPVIEQALERFGGLRLVRQEPWACLIGFICSIQKNIPAIEQMLSKMAFKFGEKRVFDGKDFYLLPSAERLAVASENGLRECGLGFRAKYVQGTARKICDEHINLNDLQALPYLQARNVLLGFLGVGLKVADCVLLFSLEKTEAFPVDVWVKRVVLKYYANHFPPELVAKMQSRNSLTNGEYQKIGDFARSYFGKYAGYAQEYLYHYERTQQ from the coding sequence ATGCGGCTTGATGTAGCGTTTGACTTGGATTTCTCGCTGTGCTGTGGGCAGGTTTTCCGCTGGAAGAAAATGGGCAACTGGTGGTACGGCGTCGTCGGCGACAACATCATAAAAATCCGCCAATGCGACAACCAACTAGAGTTTGAAGGCGCATCGGAGGAGTTTGTGCGGCACTACTTCGGCTTAAACGACGACTTAACTCAAATCAGCCAAAGCATCAACAAAGACCCCGTCATCGAGCAGGCGCTTGAGCGGTTTGGTGGGTTGCGGTTGGTGCGGCAGGAACCTTGGGCGTGCCTAATCGGCTTTATTTGTTCTATCCAGAAAAACATCCCTGCCATCGAACAAATGCTTTCCAAAATGGCTTTTAAATTTGGTGAGAAACGGGTTTTCGACGGCAAAGACTTCTATCTCCTTCCCTCTGCAGAGAGGTTGGCTGTGGCAAGCGAAAACGGTTTGCGGGAGTGTGGTTTGGGTTTTCGGGCTAAGTATGTGCAGGGGACGGCGCGTAAAATCTGTGACGAACACATAAACCTCAATGACCTTCAGGCTCTTCCCTATCTGCAAGCGCGTAATGTGCTGTTGGGTTTTCTTGGGGTAGGCTTGAAGGTCGCGGATTGTGTGTTGCTGTTTTCGTTGGAGAAAACCGAAGCGTTTCCCGTGGATGTCTGGGTGAAGCGTGTTGTCCTCAAATATTATGCTAACCATTTTCCCCCTGAGTTGGTGGCGAAGATGCAGAGCCGCAATTCCTTAACCAATGGGGAATACCAAAAAATCGGCGACTTCGCCCGAAGCTACTTCGGCAAATACGCTGGCTACGCACAGGAATACCTCTACCATTATGAGCGAACTCAGCAGTGA
- a CDS encoding GTP-binding protein: protein MPRFKHIQEIQQLMAKKQAIRNIGIIAHIDHGKTTLADSLLAGAGLLSVQMAGTARVLDYLAEEQKRKITIKTANISLLTRQPDQAYIINLIDTPGHVDFTGKVTRALRVIDGAVVVVDAVEEIMAQTEVLLRQALEERVRPVLFINKVDRLITELQLTEEQLQGKLNHIIGGFNDLLEVYAEAPFRSKWKISAAAGNVAFGSALHGWGFTLGMAKQRGIKFSEIIQAYVNGKHSKIQQVLPVYGAIFELAIKQLPNPREAQAYRTGKIWCGSVHSKMGKALSECSDTAPAVMFVTNIHNESNGDTVASGRVFSGTLKVGDHLHLVNANAEVEVKTIAVDMGSFREAVPEISAGNLASVTLTGKVAAGETLIDSSYKEGMVPFEAITYVSEPVVTLVVEPKNPQDIPLLLEGLQRLASEDPNLKTSLDKQTGEYLLSGMGELHLEVAINQLRRLLGFEVGVSSPRVVYMESVQAEGVVALAKSPNKLHSFWITVAPQTETPPKDSGVVLSVDEHQNLLIDGSGKAQSIPPEVLDAVVAGFKYACQAGPQCGEPLRQVKATLTDFQLGETELGDQEVMRGIGKAVFGSFLTADPILQEPIYKIIITVAAELASESSRILCTRRGKVTQYEQKGLLTHITGYIPVAETFGFSKELRSATSGRAFWQLLFDHWETLPPKLAAEVIRDLRRRKGLVPEVPKPDKFMEQ from the coding sequence ATGCCGCGGTTCAAGCATATCCAAGAAATTCAGCAGTTAATGGCTAAAAAGCAAGCCATCCGAAACATCGGCATAATCGCCCACATCGATCACGGCAAAACCACGCTTGCTGATTCACTGCTCGCGGGAGCGGGGTTACTTTCGGTTCAGATGGCTGGAACCGCACGGGTTTTGGATTATTTGGCTGAAGAGCAAAAGCGCAAAATCACCATCAAAACCGCTAACATAAGCCTCCTCACCCGCCAACCCGACCAGGCCTACATCATCAACCTCATCGACACACCCGGGCACGTGGATTTCACAGGCAAAGTCACCCGTGCACTCCGCGTAATCGATGGCGCTGTTGTGGTGGTGGATGCAGTGGAGGAGATTATGGCGCAAACCGAGGTGCTTCTTCGTCAAGCGCTTGAGGAACGCGTCCGCCCCGTACTTTTCATCAACAAGGTGGACCGTCTCATCACCGAACTTCAACTCACTGAGGAACAGCTCCAAGGCAAACTCAACCACATTATCGGGGGTTTCAACGATTTGCTTGAAGTCTATGCCGAAGCCCCCTTCAGGTCGAAATGGAAAATCAGCGCTGCCGCTGGCAATGTTGCGTTCGGTTCTGCATTGCATGGCTGGGGCTTCACGTTGGGCATGGCTAAGCAGAGGGGCATCAAATTTTCCGAAATAATCCAAGCCTACGTCAACGGCAAACATAGTAAGATACAGCAGGTTTTGCCTGTTTACGGGGCGATTTTTGAGTTGGCAATCAAGCAGCTTCCTAACCCGCGGGAAGCCCAAGCTTATCGAACGGGCAAAATCTGGTGCGGTTCAGTCCACTCAAAGATGGGCAAGGCACTCTCAGAATGCAGCGATACCGCCCCAGCTGTTATGTTTGTAACTAACATCCACAACGAATCCAACGGCGACACCGTCGCATCTGGTAGAGTGTTTTCAGGTACCCTCAAAGTTGGCGACCACCTTCATCTTGTCAACGCCAACGCTGAAGTTGAGGTCAAAACAATCGCGGTTGACATGGGTTCTTTTCGGGAAGCTGTTCCAGAAATCTCCGCGGGGAACTTGGCGTCAGTGACTCTCACAGGCAAGGTAGCGGCAGGAGAAACACTTATCGACTCCTCTTACAAGGAGGGTATGGTGCCTTTCGAAGCTATAACCTACGTTTCGGAGCCAGTGGTGACTTTGGTAGTAGAACCCAAAAACCCCCAAGACATCCCCCTGCTCCTCGAGGGTCTGCAGCGATTAGCCTCAGAGGATCCGAACCTCAAAACCTCCCTAGACAAACAAACTGGAGAATACTTGCTTAGTGGCATGGGCGAGTTGCATCTGGAAGTCGCCATCAACCAGCTCAGGCGGCTCTTGGGCTTTGAGGTTGGTGTTTCTTCTCCGCGGGTGGTTTACATGGAGAGTGTGCAGGCGGAGGGTGTGGTTGCGTTGGCTAAGAGCCCCAATAAGCTGCACAGCTTCTGGATAACGGTTGCTCCCCAAACAGAAACCCCCCCTAAGGATTCAGGCGTAGTCTTATCTGTTGATGAGCACCAAAACCTACTCATAGACGGCTCAGGCAAAGCACAATCCATCCCCCCAGAGGTTTTAGACGCCGTTGTCGCGGGCTTCAAATACGCGTGCCAAGCGGGACCACAGTGCGGTGAACCCCTCCGCCAAGTCAAAGCCACCTTAACCGACTTCCAACTCGGCGAAACAGAATTAGGCGACCAAGAAGTGATGCGGGGCATCGGCAAAGCCGTCTTTGGCAGCTTCCTCACAGCCGACCCCATCCTGCAAGAACCCATCTACAAAATCATCATAACCGTCGCCGCCGAACTCGCCAGCGAATCCTCCCGAATACTGTGCACCCGACGCGGCAAAGTCACCCAATACGAACAAAAAGGTCTCCTAACCCACATCACAGGCTACATCCCCGTCGCTGAAACGTTTGGCTTCTCCAAAGAACTTCGCTCAGCCACCTCAGGTAGAGCGTTTTGGCAGTTGCTCTTTGACCACTGGGAAACCCTGCCCCCCAAACTCGCCGCCGAAGTCATCCGAGACCTACGCCGACGCAAAGGATTAGTGCCCGAGGTGCCAAAACCCGACAAATTCATGGAGCAATAG
- a CDS encoding serine/threonine protein kinase, with protein MPKKPAVIPIDQLGEAPYAAVVCYPRATAAEIKQRIEELGQHSIEALEFNGQAEAFGVPILGKGYVGIVVVGHLKGTRVAVKMRRVDADRVDLKAEAELLQRANVVGAGPKFIGVSGNFMVSELVDGDLLVDWLKKAPAKAEVRRVLGDILEQCWRLDEAGLDHGELSKAPKHLLINNTGKPYIVDFESASPARKVINVTSVCQYLFQGRSDAHQAIAQVLGEKNWDELVAALRKYGKERNRTNFDALMKLCLSDVL; from the coding sequence ATGCCCAAAAAACCCGCAGTAATCCCCATTGACCAGCTTGGAGAAGCCCCCTACGCCGCCGTAGTCTGCTATCCCAGAGCCACCGCAGCCGAAATCAAGCAACGCATAGAAGAACTTGGGCAGCACAGCATCGAAGCGCTCGAGTTTAATGGGCAAGCGGAGGCGTTTGGCGTTCCTATACTTGGCAAAGGCTACGTGGGCATCGTTGTGGTCGGTCACCTGAAGGGAACGCGGGTAGCGGTGAAGATGCGGCGGGTAGACGCGGACCGCGTAGACCTAAAAGCGGAAGCCGAGTTGCTCCAACGCGCCAACGTGGTGGGTGCGGGTCCAAAATTCATCGGTGTTAGCGGGAACTTTATGGTTTCGGAGCTTGTGGATGGGGATTTGCTGGTGGATTGGCTCAAAAAAGCCCCCGCCAAAGCGGAGGTTCGGAGGGTTTTGGGGGACATTTTGGAGCAGTGCTGGCGACTTGACGAAGCAGGCTTAGACCATGGCGAACTCAGCAAAGCACCCAAACACCTCCTCATCAACAACACGGGCAAACCCTACATTGTAGATTTTGAATCCGCCAGCCCCGCCCGCAAAGTCATCAATGTCACATCGGTTTGTCAGTACCTCTTCCAAGGCCGCAGTGACGCACACCAAGCCATTGCACAGGTTTTGGGTGAAAAAAACTGGGATGAGTTAGTGGCTGCTTTGAGGAAATATGGAAAGGAGAGAAACCGAACCAATTTCGACGCCTTAATGAAGCTCTGCTTATCGGATGTTCTTTAA
- a CDS encoding PQQ-binding-like beta-propeller repeat protein — protein sequence MKRNTAISLIFIMLLVASTFEVNLSNVFAKCQSQGFSEKWLSSNAGDEDTIHSVITENGYIYVAAGGIFEGSRLYCLNADTGSQVWNYSIWYLCFSVAKGVIYVGGSHVYNTAGSILCLDASNGAQLWKSDLNGKIDKIAVVGDCVYVMADSTVYSFNAETGAKNWDYSVPKGNKLGSFSVGVGYICAVSITDDQNSSSYLNYVYALNASSGQPVWTQKILGNTSPSSYAYSISASNGTDFVLQKIYSQNIAGSGNVYAFDAQNGTLLGSMESLALPATLPLRITLFMVPQVRGFSR from the coding sequence GTGAAGCGAAACACCGCTATCTCGTTGATCTTCATTATGCTCCTTGTAGCCTCTACTTTTGAAGTAAACCTAAGCAATGTTTTCGCTAAATGCCAATCGCAGGGGTTCTCTGAAAAATGGCTTTCCTCTAATGCAGGGGATGAAGATACAATTCACTCCGTCATTACCGAAAATGGGTACATCTATGTTGCGGCAGGCGGAATCTTTGAGGGTAGCAGACTTTACTGCCTAAATGCAGATACGGGTAGCCAAGTATGGAATTATAGTATATGGTATCTTTGTTTCAGTGTTGCTAAGGGCGTTATCTATGTCGGGGGTTCCCACGTTTACAATACCGCGGGGAGTATTCTCTGTCTTGATGCCTCAAACGGTGCCCAATTGTGGAAAAGCGACCTGAATGGAAAAATCGACAAAATAGCGGTGGTTGGAGACTGCGTATACGTTATGGCAGATAGCACTGTATATTCATTTAATGCTGAAACAGGCGCAAAAAACTGGGATTATTCGGTTCCTAAAGGCAATAAGCTTGGGTCCTTTTCGGTTGGCGTGGGATATATTTGTGCAGTCAGCATAACAGACGACCAAAATTCCAGTTCATACCTCAACTATGTTTATGCATTAAATGCTTCCAGCGGTCAACCAGTATGGACCCAAAAAATCTTAGGTAACACTTCACCTTCAAGCTATGCCTATTCAATTAGCGCATCCAATGGAACAGACTTTGTTCTTCAAAAGATTTATTCACAAAACATCGCTGGCTCGGGCAATGTATATGCATTTGACGCCCAAAATGGGACGTTACTAGGAAGTATGGAATCGTTGGCACTCCCAGCGACTTTACCGTTGAGAATAACGTTGTTTATGGTGCCACAAGTTCGGGGGTTTTCGCGGTGA
- a CDS encoding PQQ-binding-like beta-propeller repeat protein, with protein sequence MVGTPSDFTVENNVVYGATSSGVFAVNASNGNELWNYEGNSQFGTLITDKDFLYVSSTKGVCCFNAGKGVLIWDYQAIDYNSNPTDGSMVDELLPTTPTLRDGIIYFGWNGPQRWLDTTEHKFYAINAYSGEVLWTDTLAYRFQATPVVYNDTLYLGGSAVTTKSMTGVGAGAVIALTPDVTAIEQKNHEVTSIIIVLTILIITVLLSILFIIRKTRKR encoded by the coding sequence ATCGTTGGCACTCCCAGCGACTTTACCGTTGAGAATAACGTTGTTTATGGTGCCACAAGTTCGGGGGTTTTCGCGGTGAACGCATCAAACGGTAACGAACTCTGGAACTATGAAGGCAACTCACAGTTCGGAACACTCATCACTGATAAGGACTTCCTGTATGTTAGTTCTACCAAAGGCGTTTGCTGCTTTAATGCTGGAAAGGGCGTTTTGATTTGGGATTACCAAGCTATTGACTATAATTCTAACCCCACCGACGGAAGCATGGTTGATGAACTATTGCCAACAACCCCAACATTGAGGGATGGAATAATTTACTTCGGCTGGAACGGCCCACAGAGGTGGCTAGACACAACAGAGCATAAATTTTATGCAATAAATGCTTACTCGGGGGAGGTTCTTTGGACGGATACCCTTGCGTACCGCTTCCAAGCAACGCCAGTGGTTTATAACGATACGCTCTACCTTGGCGGTTCGGCGGTGACTACAAAGAGCATGACGGGGGTAGGTGCAGGCGCTGTTATTGCTTTAACGCCAGATGTCACAGCTATAGAGCAAAAAAACCATGAGGTTACATCTATAATTATTGTTTTAACTATACTAATCATCACCGTCTTGTTATCCATTCTATTTATCATTCGAAAAACAAGGAAAAGATAA
- a CDS encoding formate--phosphoribosylaminoimidazolecarboxamide ligase, whose amino-acid sequence MIEAADVARILEKYDQSKLAIGTLGSHSSLNIFKGAKEEGFRTVCICKEKDAIMYQKYPLVDELIIVKDFSELLSPALQERLRKLNVVLIPHGSFTAYLSTEQLTDSLNVPMMGNRKLLHWEANRKSQEEWLRQAGLRLPAVFNSPDDIDRLVIAKLQGAKGGRGYFLANSPKGYYKKADEMIKRGLVTKADLEGVHLQEYALGVNVYPSYFSSILNNDVELLAMDRRYESAVDSIGKIPAQEQLEIDVAPTYTVVGNFPIVLRESLLPEIMRMGENVHKKAAELAPPGIIGPFCLETVITDDLKIYTFEISARIVAGTNVGIGTSPYAYLRYGENMYMGRRIALELKEAVKQKRLHEVVA is encoded by the coding sequence ATGATTGAAGCCGCTGACGTTGCTCGTATCCTTGAGAAATATGATCAGTCCAAGCTTGCAATCGGCACGTTAGGCTCACACAGTTCACTCAACATCTTCAAGGGCGCCAAAGAAGAAGGCTTCCGCACCGTCTGTATCTGCAAAGAAAAAGACGCCATCATGTACCAAAAGTACCCCCTCGTCGACGAATTAATCATAGTCAAAGACTTCAGTGAACTTCTCAGCCCCGCCCTACAGGAGCGACTACGCAAACTAAACGTCGTCTTAATCCCCCATGGCAGCTTCACTGCATATCTTAGCACCGAGCAGCTCACCGACAGCCTCAACGTGCCCATGATGGGAAACCGTAAACTGCTCCATTGGGAAGCCAACCGCAAAAGCCAAGAAGAATGGCTACGGCAGGCTGGATTGCGTCTCCCCGCCGTTTTCAACTCGCCCGATGATATTGACCGCCTCGTCATCGCCAAGTTGCAGGGAGCCAAGGGCGGACGTGGCTACTTCCTCGCCAACTCACCCAAAGGCTATTACAAGAAAGCTGACGAAATGATCAAACGTGGCCTAGTCACCAAAGCTGACTTAGAAGGCGTGCATCTCCAAGAATATGCGCTGGGCGTCAACGTGTACCCCAGCTACTTCAGTAGCATCCTCAACAACGACGTGGAACTGCTCGCGATGGATCGCCGCTACGAATCAGCAGTGGATAGCATCGGCAAAATCCCTGCGCAGGAACAACTCGAAATCGACGTTGCCCCAACCTACACCGTAGTCGGCAACTTCCCCATCGTACTCCGCGAATCATTGTTGCCCGAAATCATGCGCATGGGCGAAAACGTGCATAAAAAAGCCGCTGAACTCGCTCCGCCTGGCATCATTGGTCCCTTCTGCCTCGAAACCGTCATCACCGACGACCTCAAAATCTACACCTTCGAAATCTCCGCGCGCATCGTGGCTGGCACTAACGTCGGCATCGGCACCTCACCCTACGCATACTTGCGTTACGGCGAGAACATGTACATGGGCAGACGTATCGCGCTTGAGCTTAAAGAGGCAGTGAAGCAGAAGCGTCTACACGAAGTAGTCGCTTAA
- a CDS encoding formate--phosphoribosylaminoimidazolecarboxamide ligase family protein has product MITEHLNQILSKYDQSKIRIGVLGSHSALEIASGAKQEGFETVVVVQKGRDKTYTKYYKNVFDHVIALDKFSDITSPNAVKQLTDLNTVFVPNRSFSVYAGYEPVEDQFAVPLMGNRSMLRTEERNTPRNQLYLLQQAGIKTPKTFNSPEEIDRLAIIKVPEKTRSIERAFFYASNPQEYEKVAEKRIEQGIITREALGQAVIEEYVLGAKFNANLFWSPLTDDIDLLGFDRRIQTDLDGVLDLPAQEQMELNIPTQNIEIGHMGATMRESQIEKIFEAAEKFVSACKKEYPPGMIGLFALQGAVTKDLDFYVFDVSPRVPGCPCVEATSPYMKYKYGIEVGPGRRVAMEIKAAVKAGRLADVVT; this is encoded by the coding sequence ATGATAACCGAGCACCTAAACCAAATCCTTAGCAAATATGACCAAAGCAAAATCCGAATAGGCGTACTGGGAAGCCACTCCGCGCTAGAAATTGCTTCAGGCGCAAAACAGGAAGGCTTCGAAACCGTAGTCGTCGTCCAGAAGGGTCGCGACAAAACATACACCAAATACTACAAAAACGTATTCGACCACGTCATTGCGCTGGACAAATTCTCAGACATAACCAGCCCCAACGCCGTAAAGCAGCTAACAGACCTAAATACGGTGTTTGTGCCTAACCGTTCCTTTTCAGTCTACGCTGGCTACGAGCCCGTCGAGGACCAGTTTGCTGTGCCGTTGATGGGTAACCGTAGCATGCTCCGCACCGAAGAACGAAACACCCCCCGAAACCAACTCTATCTCCTCCAACAAGCAGGTATCAAGACCCCTAAAACCTTCAACTCCCCCGAGGAAATCGACCGCTTAGCCATCATCAAAGTCCCCGAGAAAACCCGTAGCATCGAACGTGCCTTCTTCTACGCCTCCAACCCCCAAGAATACGAAAAGGTTGCTGAGAAGCGCATAGAGCAGGGCATCATCACCCGCGAAGCGCTTGGGCAGGCGGTTATTGAGGAGTATGTGTTGGGAGCTAAATTCAACGCTAACCTCTTCTGGTCGCCATTAACCGACGATATTGACCTCTTGGGCTTTGACCGCCGCATCCAAACCGACCTCGACGGCGTGCTTGACTTACCCGCGCAAGAGCAAATGGAACTTAACATCCCCACCCAGAACATCGAAATCGGTCACATGGGCGCAACCATGCGGGAAAGTCAAATTGAGAAAATCTTTGAAGCTGCAGAAAAATTCGTCTCAGCCTGCAAAAAGGAGTATCCACCCGGCATGATTGGGCTCTTCGCCCTGCAAGGCGCCGTCACCAAAGACCTTGACTTCTACGTGTTCGACGTAAGCCCCCGCGTACCTGGTTGCCCCTGCGTCGAAGCCACCTCACCCTACATGAAATACAAGTATGGCATCGAAGTGGGTCCCGGCAGACGTGTCGCCATGGAAATTAAGGCTGCTGTGAAGGCTGGCAGATTGGCTGATGTGGTTACATGA